The genomic segment TCAGGATTACCACCGTCTGGTGGTCACCCTCGCGCAGTCCGCCGTCCAGCGCAATACACTCTGCCCATCGTGCCATGTCTGCCTGTGGTATGCGCCTTTCGAGCATTCTCTCAAAGTTAACTATCAAGTCGAATGCCACTTTATCAACAAAGTTGGCATCTGCAATAATCACGTTCTCATTCATTGCCTGCAAAGTTACGAAAAGTCGAGCGAAGAACAAAACAAAATCATTTGTTTTTTCTTCCGAGACGGAGTAACTTCGCGACTTTCGTCGCAAAGTTACAAAAAAACAAAGAGAAAAACCAAGAAATCAATCAATTTGTTCTTGGTTTTTCCCTATGTCGTAACAACAGGCGAAATCCGTAGGATTTACTTGTTGTTCAGGATGTTCACGTCAACGCGGTTGAAGGGGAACATGAAGCCGCGTTCCTTCAACATCTGGTATACCGTCTCATTCAGGTTGAAGTACACCTCCCAGTAGTCAGGACCCTTACACCACGAACGGGTGATCACTGTCACGCCGCTGTCGCCCAGGTTGCTCAGTCCAATCCATGGCGCAGCCACGATGGGCGAGTCGTCCACAGGACCCTGCATCACCTTGGGATGCTTCTGCAGAATATCCAGGATGGCATTCTTCACCTCGTTGTAGTCGGCACCATACTCAAACTGAAACTCCAGGTCCACGCGGCGATAGAGCTCCTTCGACGAGTTCTTCATCGTGCCGCTGCTCAGCGAACCGTTTGGAATCAGGATGATCTGTGCGTCGCCCGTGCGAATGATGGTGTTGAAAATCTGAATCTCCTTCACGATGCCAGCATAGCCCTGCGCCTCGATGAAGTCGCCCACCTTGAACGGACGGAACAGCAGGATCATCACGCCACCGGCAAAGTTCTGCAACGTGCCGCTCAAGGCCATACCGATGGCCACGCCAGCCGATGCAAACAAGGCGATGAATGACGATGTCTCGATGCCCAGGATGCCCACGATGATAATGGTGAGCACAAACCACAACACCACGTTGATGATGCTGTTGAGGAAGGTGTAGAGCGTGGTGTCCACCTTACTGCGCTGCAGCATTTTGGTGAAGACTTTGATGAGCACCTTAATCAGGTAACGACCCAGGAAATACACGATGGCTGCCACAATCAGGTTCTTGCAGAACGTGAGTCCCCACTGCCACAGTTGCTCGTAGGGCACAGCCTCAAAAAGTTTGTCTAAAACACTCATAATTTTTTGCGGTTTATTGTCTGCAAAGATAGCCATTATTATGTAAAGAACAAAGAAATTACACATAAAATCATAAATTGCGGGTTAAAAATCAAATAATTGTGCCGTAATTCCCCAAATGACTATAAATTTGCAGAAGTTTTTGATTATACAACTATGAAAAGTATCTTGGATGGACGTCCTGCCTTAAAGGCGGAAGTTGAAAAAATAGCAGAGGTGGCCGGCTACCTCTGGCAGAATGGTTGGGCCGAGCGCAATGGCGGCAATATCACCGTGAACATCACAGAGTACGTTGACGATGAGATTCGCAGCATGGCGCCTATCAGCGATGTCAAGCAGATTGGGGTGACGCTGCCCGCCCTTAAAGGCTGTTATTTCTATTGCAAAGGCACTGGCAAGCGTATGCGCGACCTGGCCCGCTGGCCTATGGACAATGGCTCGGTCATCCGTATCCTTGACGACTGCGCCTCGTATGTCATCATTGCCGACAATGCCGTGATGCCCACCAGCGAGCTGCCCAGTCACCTCACCGTCCATGCCCGTCAGATTGAGACCAACTCTGGCTATAAGGCCACCGTTCATACGCACCCCATCGAGTTGGTGGCCATGAGTCACAACCGTGCGTTCCTGGGCAAAGATGTGCTCACAAAGATCCTATGGAGCATGATTCCTGAGACCAAGGCCTTCTGTCCGCTGGGACTGGGCATCGTACCCTACACCCTGCCAGGCTCAAACGCGTTGGCCGATGCCACGCTGAAGGAATTGGAAGACTACGACGTGGTGATGTGGGAGAAGCATGGCGTCTTTGCCAAGGGCACCGATGTGATGGACGCCTTCGACCAGATCGACGTGCTTTCGAAGAGTGCTAAGATCTATATCAACGCCAAGTGCATGGGCTTCGAGCCCGAGGGCATGAGCGACGAGCAGATGAAGGAGATGACCAAGGCCTTCAACCTGCCCAGATAAGCAGAAAAACAAACTACTAAATAATATAACTATTAATTCATAGAAAGAGGCCCCGTCGCTGTGAAGCAACGGGGCCTTGTTATTGTCTGTTGGTGAGCACTTACTCGAAGTTGCCCATCACGATAACGGCACGGTTGTCGTCGTTGTTGGCAAAAGGCTGCTCCTTGTCGCCAACCACCACCACCTTGATGCGCTTGTCGTTGATGCCCTTAGCCACCAGAGCCTCCTTCACGGTGTTGGCGCGCTTTTTGGCAATAGCCTTGTTCACTTTGTGCGTACCCGTCTTGCTGTCGGCATAGCCTGTCAGCACGATGTCGCCATTAGCCACCTTGTTGGCCCATGCCACCACCTCGTCCAGCTTGCCAGCCTGATCAGGTCTGATGTCAGCCTTAGCCAGGTCGAAGAAGATGTTCTGCGTCAGTTTCACGGGCTTGTTCACCACGGGCTTCACCTCAGGCTTTGGCTCAGGTTTGGGCTGAGGCTGTGGAGCCACGGCAGGCTTCTTCTCGGCCACGGGCTCAGCCTTCTTCTCAACCATCACAGGCTCTTCAACCACTGCAGGCTGCTCCTTGGCCCCCTTCTTGTGGCCAAACTTATAGGTGATGCCAGCCATGGCATAGGGCCACCATTTGTTGTTGTCGGCCAGCACCTTGTTCTTCTGGCGCACATAGTTGGTGCCAGCCTCCAGGTTGAAGCCCCAGTGCTTAGCCAGGTCGAAGTCAATCATACCGCCCACCTTCCAGGCTGTGTTCCAGCGGTCGCTGCCCTCAGCGGTGGCATAGGCATAGTTGTCCACCCATGCGTGTGGAATGGCGATATTGAATGGTGCGCCAGCAATGGCGATGACATTCACGAAATTCTTTGATCGTGGAAACAGCAGGTTTGTCAGGTTGAACATCATGTCGAGGTCAATGTTGGCAGCCTTGCTCTTGTATTCCGAGCCGTCGTCCAACTTCGCTTTCCAAGTACTACCGTTGGCTTGCAGTCTCATGCCGAACACGCTTGTGAAGTTATAGCCCAGCGACACGGCAGCCATAGGGTTCCATTTGCGGTCTACGCCCTGACCGTTCCAGGCTCTCATAACACCACCTTGTACACCAACGAATGCGTGAGGATAGGTTTTTGTTTCCTGTGCAGAAACGTTCATGGCAAAGACGATTGCCAAGACGGAAAGTAATAGTCTGTTCTTCATAATTAGTTATTGTTTTATTATACGTGCTACAAAGATAATGCGTTTTCTCGAGCCGTCCAAATATTTTGCTCGAAAAAACGCATTATCTGTTAAAAACGTTTGACTTAATGCTTCTTAGTACTCATCGCCGTAGCGCTCCTTGGTGATGTCGGCCAGCGAACGTCCACGTGTGTTGGGCATACCAATGAGTCCCACCACCAGCGAAACAACCAACAGCGCCACCATACAGTAGGCTGCCAGCGTGAAGCCCTCGCCGTTCTCACCATAGATAAACGTGAATACCAGTCCCCAAACGGCCGACAGGCCACGCACGATGAAGAACATCAGGCCCTGCGCGCCAGCACGAAACTTTGCAGGGAACAGTTCTGAGCCCCACAGCGCATAGAACACCTGCACAGAACTGCCGTTGTTCAGTCCCCACAGGATGGTGAACACCCAGATGCCAGCGATGCTCGTCACACTGCCGCCAATCACCAGTAGCCATGCCGTGAGCGCAGCCACCAGTCCGAAGATATAGAACAGACGGTGTGCCACCTTGTCCACATAGAACGAGATGATAAACGTGGTGACCACCACGAACACCCAACTCACGCAACTCAGCATGTTGGCCGTTTCGTTGCTCAGTCCGCCAGCCGTCTCATAGACATGCGGCATAAAGAAACCCATCACCGAAGCCACCAGGTTCCACGTCAGATAGATGGTGGCCAGGAAAGCCACCGAGCGCACAGCCACCTTGTTGGTGAACAGCATCCTGATGTTCTCCACAATACCACTCTTGTCCTTCTCCTTGTTAGCCTCGAACTCGGCACTCTCCTGCAACTGACGCTGCAGTGTCCATGCCACGAATGCCACCACAAAGAGGGTAAAGAACACCACGCGCGACGAGAACACCTCGACAGCCGCCTGCGCAGCATCGGCACCAATCACGGCGTGCGCCAGCGACTCCACAGGTGCATACAGATAGCCGCCAGGTGCGAACAGCATGCCGAAGAACAGGATGAGCATCGGACCGATGCCCCACGACATCTGCGAGATACAGATGTTACGGCCACGGTTGTTTACCTCCGACGACTCCGAGATATACGTCCACGAGGCAGGCACGCCAATGCCCACCGAGATGCCCGTCACCAGGAAGCCAGCCAGCAGCATGGGATAGCTCATCGAGAACATCACGATGAGCATGCCCAGCATATAGACCAGGAGGTTATAGGTGAAGATAAACTTTCGTCCAAACTTGTCGGCCAGGAAGCCACCGATGATGGCACCGATGGCAGCACCCATAGCGTTGGCACTCAAGGCGTTGAGCCATCCCAGGTGCATCTCGCTCAGTCCCAGGTAGTTCTGCCACAGCGTGATGCCACTCGAGCCAGCCACGATGGCGCCTGCGTCCAAGTAGTTGTTCAGAGACACAGCGAGTGTGCTCTTCAAAGAACTGTTTTTAGTCATTGTATCGTGTTGTTTTTGGTTATCGCTTCGACGTGACGTTCTGCTCGTACTGCTGGATGGCAGCGATGAACTCCTCGCCCACGGGCACGTTGTTCTTCAGGTTGAAGTAGTCGTACACAGCGCCGAAAGGCATCGACTTAGCCTCCTCCATCAGGGCTAGACGCTCGAAGTACTGACCATTGTCCTCGTACTGACGCAGCAGTTCCTTGGGCTCAAGCATGGCCTGCAGGATGCACTTCTGAGTGGCGCGAGCACCAATGATATAGGCACCAATGCGGTTGATGCTGGCATCGAAATAATCGAGTCCCACGTGTGCACGGTCCAAGGCGTCGGCACGCACCAGTTCCTTAAACAGGTCCAGTGTCTGGTCGTTCATGATGGTCACGTGGTCAGAGTCCCAGCGCACAGGGCGACTCACGTGCAGCATCAGCTCAGGCACGTACATCAGCAGGGTCGATACGAAGTCGCTGACGTTCTCCGTCTGCTCATAGTGACCAGTGTCCAGGGTGTACATCTGCTTACGTGTGGCGCAGTAGGCCGTATAAAAGTCGTGCGAGCCCACGGTATAGCTCTCCAGTCCGATGCCAAACAGCTTCGCCTCGAAGCAGTTCTTCACGCCGTCCAGCTTCTCGGCCATGATCTCGTCGAGCGAAGCAGCCAGAATCTCACGATATTTCTTGCGCTGCACGGGCATGTCCTTCGAGCCGTCGTGCACCCAGATGTTCATGATACAAGGGTCGTTCTGTGCCTTACCCATGGCGTCGGCAATGCGACGACATCGTTTGGTGTGCTCAATCCAGAAGTCGCGAATGCCCTTGTCAGGGTTGCTCAGCGTCAGGTTGCCACTCTTGGGGTGCGAGAACGATGTTGAGTTGAAGTCGAGCTTCATGTTGTTCTCCTTGGCCCACTGCATCCAACTCTCAAAGTGCTCTACGCCCACCTCGTCGCGATCAACGAACTTGCCGCCGAAGTCACCATAGATCTCGTGCAGGTTCAGACGGTGGTTGCCGCCCAGCAACGTCTTCACAAACTCGATGTCCTGGCGCACCTCGTCAATGTTGCGAGCACGGCCAGGATAGTTGCCAGTGGTCTGGATGCCACCACTCAGTGCCTCGTTGCGCTCGAAGCCCACCACATCGTCCGTCTGCCAGCAGTGCAGCGAAATCTGCTGTGCCTGCAGCTGTTTCAGTACGGCGTCAGTGTCAACGCCAATGGCAGCGTAGCGGTCTTTCGCTACGGCATATGCCTTTTCTATTAGTTCTGCTTTCATTTCTTAGTTATATTTAGATATTTGTTATATGCATTGTCCCATGTCTCCTTGTCCTCAGGCGTGTATCTCACCATCTCGGTCGAGTTGGCAATGATGCGTCGCATCTCCCAGATGTCGTTCACACAGCCAGCCGCCTTGGCCTGCACCATGATGTTGCCAATGGCCGTGCACTCCTGAGGGCCAGCCAATACAGTGACGCCAGTGGCGTTGGCCGTAAACTGGTTCAGATACTTGTTCAGACTGCCGCCGCCAATGATATGAAGCGTTGAGAGGTGCTCGTTGGAAGATGCAAGATCTTTCAGCCATTCGAACACCTGGCGATAGCGCAGGGCCAGCGAGTCGAAGATGCAGCGACAGATCTCGGCAGGCGTCTCAGGCACAGGCTGATGCGTCTGGCGACAGTAGTCCTGAATGGCACCAATCATACTTGTTGGAGCCGCAAAGGCTGCATCGTCAGGGTTGATGAGCGAACGGAACGGCTCCACGGTCATGGCCTGCCCCTGCAGTTCAGGGTGCGACAGCTGGCGTACCTCCTCAGGCCATTCCAGTCGGCAGCGCTCATACAGCCACATGCCGCAGATGTTCTTCAGGAAACGTGTGGTGCCCTCAATGCCCCCCTCGTTGGTGAAGTTGCGCTCAAAACTCAGGTCGCTGATGATGGGTTCCTTGGTTTCGATGCCCATCAAGCTCCATGTGCCACTGCTCAGATAGGCAAACTGCTCGTCCTTGGCAGGCACGGCAGCCACTGCTGATGCCGTGTCGTGACCAGCCACTGCCACCACAGGCACTGCTCCCAGTCCTGTCAGTCGCTGCACCTCCTCTGTCAGTGTGCCAACAACGGTGCCAGGCATCACCATGCGTCCAAACATATCTCTGTCGAGTCCTACTGATGCCAGCAATTTCTCGTCCAGGTCCTTGGTTCTTGGGTTCAGCATCTGACTCGTCGAGGCGATGGTATATTCGCACACCATCTCGCCAGTCAGCATCCACGACAGCGCGTCAGGGATGAACAGAATCTTCTTGGCGTGCTTCAGTGCCGCATTGCCCTCGCGCTGCATGGCATAGAGCTGAAACAAGCTGTTGAAGTTGAGGAACTGGATGCCAGTCACGTCATACACCTCGCGACGCGTGGCCACCTCTTGCAGATAGTTGTCCATGGCCTCGAAGGTGATGGGATCGCGATAGGCACGCGGGTTGCGTAGAATAGCACCATCTTCGCCTATGCATACGAAGTCTACGCCCCACGTGTCAATGCCT from the Prevotella sp. E15-22 genome contains:
- a CDS encoding mechanosensitive ion channel family protein, which produces MSVLDKLFEAVPYEQLWQWGLTFCKNLIVAAIVYFLGRYLIKVLIKVFTKMLQRSKVDTTLYTFLNSIINVVLWFVLTIIIVGILGIETSSFIALFASAGVAIGMALSGTLQNFAGGVMILLFRPFKVGDFIEAQGYAGIVKEIQIFNTIIRTGDAQIILIPNGSLSSGTMKNSSKELYRRVDLEFQFEYGADYNEVKNAILDILQKHPKVMQGPVDDSPIVAAPWIGLSNLGDSGVTVITRSWCKGPDYWEVYFNLNETVYQMLKERGFMFPFNRVDVNILNNK
- the rhaD gene encoding rhamnulose-1-phosphate aldolase codes for the protein MKSILDGRPALKAEVEKIAEVAGYLWQNGWAERNGGNITVNITEYVDDEIRSMAPISDVKQIGVTLPALKGCYFYCKGTGKRMRDLARWPMDNGSVIRILDDCASYVIIADNAVMPTSELPSHLTVHARQIETNSGYKATVHTHPIELVAMSHNRAFLGKDVLTKILWSMIPETKAFCPLGLGIVPYTLPGSNALADATLKELEDYDVVMWEKHGVFAKGTDVMDAFDQIDVLSKSAKIYINAKCMGFEPEGMSDEQMKEMTKAFNLPR
- a CDS encoding OmpA family protein, producing the protein MKNRLLLSVLAIVFAMNVSAQETKTYPHAFVGVQGGVMRAWNGQGVDRKWNPMAAVSLGYNFTSVFGMRLQANGSTWKAKLDDGSEYKSKAANIDLDMMFNLTNLLFPRSKNFVNVIAIAGAPFNIAIPHAWVDNYAYATAEGSDRWNTAWKVGGMIDFDLAKHWGFNLEAGTNYVRQKNKVLADNNKWWPYAMAGITYKFGHKKGAKEQPAVVEEPVMVEKKAEPVAEKKPAVAPQPQPKPEPKPEVKPVVNKPVKLTQNIFFDLAKADIRPDQAGKLDEVVAWANKVANGDIVLTGYADSKTGTHKVNKAIAKKRANTVKEALVAKGINDKRIKVVVVGDKEQPFANNDDNRAVIVMGNFE
- a CDS encoding MFS transporter, with protein sequence MTKNSSLKSTLAVSLNNYLDAGAIVAGSSGITLWQNYLGLSEMHLGWLNALSANAMGAAIGAIIGGFLADKFGRKFIFTYNLLVYMLGMLIVMFSMSYPMLLAGFLVTGISVGIGVPASWTYISESSEVNNRGRNICISQMSWGIGPMLILFFGMLFAPGGYLYAPVESLAHAVIGADAAQAAVEVFSSRVVFFTLFVVAFVAWTLQRQLQESAEFEANKEKDKSGIVENIRMLFTNKVAVRSVAFLATIYLTWNLVASVMGFFMPHVYETAGGLSNETANMLSCVSWVFVVVTTFIISFYVDKVAHRLFYIFGLVAALTAWLLVIGGSVTSIAGIWVFTILWGLNNGSSVQVFYALWGSELFPAKFRAGAQGLMFFIVRGLSAVWGLVFTFIYGENGEGFTLAAYCMVALLVVSLVVGLIGMPNTRGRSLADITKERYGDEY
- a CDS encoding L-rhamnose isomerase, encoding MKAELIEKAYAVAKDRYAAIGVDTDAVLKQLQAQQISLHCWQTDDVVGFERNEALSGGIQTTGNYPGRARNIDEVRQDIEFVKTLLGGNHRLNLHEIYGDFGGKFVDRDEVGVEHFESWMQWAKENNMKLDFNSTSFSHPKSGNLTLSNPDKGIRDFWIEHTKRCRRIADAMGKAQNDPCIMNIWVHDGSKDMPVQRKKYREILAASLDEIMAEKLDGVKNCFEAKLFGIGLESYTVGSHDFYTAYCATRKQMYTLDTGHYEQTENVSDFVSTLLMYVPELMLHVSRPVRWDSDHVTIMNDQTLDLFKELVRADALDRAHVGLDYFDASINRIGAYIIGARATQKCILQAMLEPKELLRQYEDNGQYFERLALMEEAKSMPFGAVYDYFNLKNNVPVGEEFIAAIQQYEQNVTSKR
- a CDS encoding rhamnulokinase family protein; amino-acid sequence: MNKIGKPHFFAVDLGATSGRTIVGHIEEGQLIQEEVTRFPNNLIEQGGHYYWDIHALYFEMIRGLKEVAQRKLNITSIGIDTWGVDFVCIGEDGAILRNPRAYRDPITFEAMDNYLQEVATRREVYDVTGIQFLNFNSLFQLYAMQREGNAALKHAKKILFIPDALSWMLTGEMVCEYTIASTSQMLNPRTKDLDEKLLASVGLDRDMFGRMVMPGTVVGTLTEEVQRLTGLGAVPVVAVAGHDTASAVAAVPAKDEQFAYLSSGTWSLMGIETKEPIISDLSFERNFTNEGGIEGTTRFLKNICGMWLYERCRLEWPEEVRQLSHPELQGQAMTVEPFRSLINPDDAAFAAPTSMIGAIQDYCRQTHQPVPETPAEICRCIFDSLALRYRQVFEWLKDLASSNEHLSTLHIIGGGSLNKYLNQFTANATGVTVLAGPQECTAIGNIMVQAKAAGCVNDIWEMRRIIANSTEMVRYTPEDKETWDNAYNKYLNITKK